A region from the Canis lupus dingo isolate Sandy chromosome 9, ASM325472v2, whole genome shotgun sequence genome encodes:
- the LOC118355879 gene encoding zinc finger C3HC-type protein 1-like, with protein MLNWFKIFLLGTKMAAPSEGQAFASGVEKTWGAVVRSPEGTPQKVRQLIDEGIAPEEGGAEAKDTSATFQSVNGSPQAEQPPLESTSKEAFFSRVETFSSLKWAGKPAELSPLVCAKYGWVTVECDMLKCSSCQAFLCASLQPAFDFDRYKDRCAELKKALCTAHGKFCFWPDSPSPDRFGMLPLGEPAVLVSEFLDRFQSLCHLDLQLPSLRPEDLKTMCLTEDKISLLLHLLEDELDCRTEERKTTSKLGSDIQVHVTACVLSVCGWACSSSLEPMQLSLITCSQCMRKVGLWGFQQIESSMTDLDASFGLTSSPIPGPEGRPERFPLVPESPRRMMTRSQDATCSPGSEQAERSPGPIVSRTRSWDSSSPVDRPEPEAASPTTRSRPVTRSMGTGDSSGLEVPSSPLRRAKRARLCSSSSSDTSSRSCFDPTSQHRDWCPWVNVTLGKETREHGGTETDASISTEPGWKAVLNILLAHKQSNQPAETDSMSLSEKSRKVFRIFRQWESLCSS; from the coding sequence atgttaaactggtttaaaatatttttacttgggACCAAGATGGCGGCGCCCAGTGAGGGGCAAGCGTTTGCCTCGGGGGTTGAAAAGACTTGGGGTGCGGTTGTTCGCTCCCCAGAAGGGACCCCTCAAAAGGTCCGGCAGCTGATAGATGAGGGGATTGCCCCGGAAGAGGGAGGCGCCGAAGCGAAGGACACATCTGCCACATTCCAGTCAGTTAATGGGTCACCCCAAGCAGAACAGCCGCCATTGGAATCTACAAGTAAAGAAGCCTTCTTTAGCAGAGtggaaacattttcttctctgaaatggGCAGGTAAGCCCGCCGAGCTGTCTCCACTTGTCTGTGCAAAATATGGCTGGGTCACAGTTGAATGTGATATGCTCAAGTGCTCCAGTTGTCAGGCTTTTCTCTGTGCCAGTTTGCaaccagcttttgattttgacCGATATAAGGACCGATGTGCCGAGCTGAAGAAGGCCTTGTGCACTGCCCATGGAAAGTTCTGTTTCTGGCCAGACAGCCCCTCCCCAGATCGATTTGGGATGTTGCCATTGGGTGAGCCTGCTGTTCTTGTTAGCGAATTCCTAGATCGTTTTCAAAGCCTTTGTCACTTGGACCTCCAGCTTCCTTCCCTGAGGCCAGAGGACTTGAAAACTATGTGTTTGACAGAAGACAAGATCAGTCTTCTTCTGCACTTGCTTGAAGATGAACTTGATTGCCGAACTGAAGAGAGAAAAACTACAAGCAAATTAGGCTCAGACATCCAAGTCCATGTCactgcatgtgttctctctgtATGTGGCTGGGCCTGTAGTTCTTCTCTGGAACCCATGCAGCTCTCCCTAATAACGTGTTCACAGTGTATGAGGAAGGTGGGGCTCTGGGGCTTCCAGCAGATTGAGTCATCCATGACCGACCTGGATGCATCCTTTGGCCTGACCAGCTCCCCCATCCCAGGCCCTGAGGGACGGCCAGAGCGCTTCCCTCTTGTGCCTGAGTCTCCTCGGAGGATGATGACTCGGAGCCAGGATGCCACATGTTCTCCTGGCTCAGAGCAGGCTGAAAGGAGCCCAGGTCCCATTGTCTCCCGAACTCGGAGCTGGGACTCTTCCAGTCCTGTTGACCGTCCTGAGCCAGAGGCCGCTAGCCCCACCACCAGAAGCCGTCCTGTGACCCGAAGTATGGGAACAGGAGACAGTAGTGGCCTGGAAGTGCCGTCTAGTCCTCTCCGGAGAGCCAAACGAGCTCGCCTCTGCTCTTCTAGCAGCTCAGACACATCTTCCCGAAGCTGCTTTGACCCCACCTCTCAGCATAGAGACTGGTGCCCTTGGGTAAATGTGACACTTGGCAAGGAAACCAGGGAGCATGGTGGAACGGAGACAGATGCCAGTATCTCTACAGAGCCAGGCTGGAAGGCTGTGCTGAACATCCTCTTGGCCCACAAGCAGTCCAACCAGCCAGCTGAAACAGACTCCATGAGTCTCTCTGAGAAATCCAGGAAAGTATTCCGAATATTCCGGCAGTGGGAATCTTTATGCTCATCCTGA